From Streptomyces sp. CMB-StM0423, a single genomic window includes:
- a CDS encoding primosomal protein N': MSSDDGREAAPEGAEQLALIRETVRRARGSRARPRTWRGAALAEELPVARVLVDKGLLHLDRLFDYAVPAAMDAEARPGVRVRVRFGAGEREGRREGGGLINGYVVERRADSDFPGTLAPLAQVLSPEPVLGAQLLDLCQAVADRYAGALADVVQLALPPRMARAEKKPSPEPLPPPPAPDAGSWARYANGPGLLAALAEGGAPRAVWTALPGPEWPDELARALAAALAAGRGALAVLPDGRAAARVDEALTALVGRGRHVLLTADAGPEARYRRWLAVSRGAVRGVVGTRAAAFAPVRDLGLAAIWDDADTSHADDRAPQPHAREILALRAAREHTGLLVGGHACSVEAARYVESGWAQPVAAPRETVRAAAPLVRTVGDSEQARDAAARAARLPTLAWQVAREGLRAGPVLVQVPRRGYAPRLACARCRAPARCARCAGPLVGEGRREALVCGWCATREHAWRCPECGGTRLRAQVVGARRTAEELGRAFPSVPVRTSGRDHVLARVPDAPALVVSTPGAEPVAEGGYAAALLLDGWALLNRPDLRAGEEALRRWLTAAALVRGSAAGGVAAVVADPAQRPVQALVRWDPAGFAGTELAERAELGFPPVSRMAAVWGPGEAVTAFVGDAGLPPSTEVLGPVPVPESPGGRGAAGGGPAPGESWERVLLRVPPGHGAALAAALKAAQASRMARRTGPPLRIRIDPPDIG, translated from the coding sequence GTGAGCAGCGACGACGGCCGGGAGGCGGCACCCGAGGGGGCGGAGCAGCTCGCCCTCATCCGGGAGACCGTGCGCAGGGCCAGGGGCTCCCGCGCCCGCCCGCGCACCTGGCGCGGCGCCGCGCTCGCCGAGGAACTGCCCGTCGCCCGCGTCCTGGTCGACAAGGGCCTGCTCCACCTCGACCGCCTCTTCGACTACGCGGTGCCCGCCGCGATGGACGCCGAAGCCCGCCCCGGCGTGCGCGTCCGCGTCCGCTTCGGCGCCGGCGAGCGCGAGGGCCGCCGGGAGGGCGGCGGGCTGATCAACGGGTACGTGGTCGAGCGCCGCGCCGACAGCGACTTCCCCGGCACCCTCGCGCCTCTCGCCCAGGTCCTCTCGCCCGAGCCCGTCCTGGGCGCGCAGCTCCTGGACCTGTGCCAGGCCGTCGCCGACCGGTACGCCGGCGCCCTCGCCGACGTCGTCCAGCTCGCGCTGCCGCCGCGGATGGCACGGGCCGAGAAGAAGCCCTCGCCGGAACCGCTCCCGCCGCCCCCCGCCCCCGACGCCGGGAGCTGGGCGCGCTACGCCAACGGGCCCGGGCTGCTCGCCGCGCTGGCCGAAGGCGGCGCCCCGCGGGCGGTGTGGACGGCGCTGCCGGGCCCTGAGTGGCCCGACGAGCTGGCCCGCGCGCTGGCCGCCGCCCTCGCCGCCGGCCGGGGCGCCCTCGCCGTACTCCCCGACGGCCGCGCCGCCGCCCGCGTCGACGAGGCGCTGACCGCCCTCGTCGGCCGCGGCCGGCACGTGCTGCTCACCGCCGACGCCGGGCCCGAGGCGCGCTACCGCCGCTGGCTCGCGGTCAGCCGCGGCGCGGTCCGCGGCGTCGTCGGCACCCGGGCCGCCGCCTTCGCGCCCGTACGGGACCTCGGGCTCGCCGCCATCTGGGACGACGCCGACACCTCCCACGCCGACGACCGCGCCCCGCAGCCGCACGCCCGCGAGATCCTGGCCCTGCGCGCGGCCCGCGAGCACACCGGGCTCCTCGTCGGCGGCCACGCGTGCAGCGTCGAAGCCGCCCGCTACGTGGAGAGCGGCTGGGCGCAGCCCGTCGCCGCCCCCCGCGAGACGGTACGGGCCGCCGCGCCGCTCGTCCGCACGGTCGGCGACAGCGAGCAGGCCCGCGACGCGGCGGCCCGCGCCGCCCGGCTGCCGACGCTCGCCTGGCAGGTCGCGCGGGAGGGGCTGCGGGCCGGTCCGGTGCTGGTGCAGGTGCCCCGCCGCGGGTACGCGCCCCGGCTGGCCTGCGCCCGCTGCCGCGCGCCCGCGCGCTGCGCCCGCTGCGCGGGGCCGCTGGTGGGCGAGGGTCGCCGGGAGGCGCTGGTGTGCGGCTGGTGCGCGACGCGCGAGCACGCCTGGCGCTGCCCCGAGTGCGGCGGTACGCGGCTGCGCGCGCAGGTCGTCGGTGCCCGGCGGACGGCGGAGGAGCTGGGGCGGGCGTTCCCGTCGGTGCCGGTGCGCACGTCGGGGCGTGACCATGTGCTGGCGCGGGTGCCGGACGCCCCGGCGCTGGTCGTGAGCACGCCGGGCGCGGAGCCCGTCGCTGAGGGCGGGTACGCGGCGGCGCTGCTGCTCGACGGCTGGGCGCTGCTCAACCGGCCGGACCTGCGGGCCGGGGAGGAGGCGCTGCGGCGCTGGCTGACCGCCGCGGCGCTGGTCCGCGGCTCGGCGGCGGGCGGGGTGGCGGCGGTCGTCGCGGACCCGGCGCAGCGGCCGGTGCAGGCCCTGGTGCGCTGGGATCCGGCGGGGTTCGCTGGCACGGAGCTGGCGGAGCGCGCGGAGCTGGGCTTCCCGCCGGTGTCCCGGATGGCGGCGGTCTGGGGACCGGGGGAGGCGGTCACGGCGTTCGTCGGCGACGCGGGGCTGCCGCCGTCGACGGAGGTGCTGGGCCCGGTGCCGGTGCCGGAGTCGCCGGGCGGGCGGGGCGCGGCGGGCGGCGGCCCGGCGCCGGGGGAGTCGTGGGAGCGGGTGCTGCTACGGGTTCCGCCGGGCCACGGAGCCGCCCTGGCGGCGGCCCTCAAGGCGGCGCAGGCGTCCCGCATGGCCCGCCGCACGGGCCCGCCCCTGCGCATCCGCATCGACCCCCCGGACATCGGCTGA
- the fmt gene encoding methionyl-tRNA formyltransferase, with the protein MRLVFAGTPEVAVPALDALLASDRHEVVAVVTRPDAPAGRGRRLVASPVAQRAEEAGIEVLKPGRPREPEFLDRLRAIGPDCCPVVAYGALLPKPALDIPVHGWVNLHFSLLPAWRGAAPVQHAILAGDEVTGATTFRIEEGLDSGPVFGVVTEEVRPTDTSGDLLTRLAMAGSGLLAATMDGIEDGSLKAVPQPAEGVTSAPKIQVADARLDFAAPALRVDRVVRGCAPAPGAWTTFRGERLKVRSVTPRPDRTDLAPGELAVEKSAVHVGTGSYAVELQWVQAQGKRPMAAADWARGVRIASGERLGDGPEPAGA; encoded by the coding sequence ATGAGGCTCGTTTTCGCCGGTACGCCCGAAGTCGCCGTTCCCGCCCTCGACGCCCTGCTCGCGTCGGACCGGCACGAGGTCGTCGCCGTCGTCACCCGGCCCGACGCGCCCGCAGGGCGGGGCCGGCGGCTGGTGGCGAGCCCCGTCGCGCAGCGCGCCGAGGAGGCCGGCATCGAGGTGCTGAAGCCCGGGCGGCCCAGGGAGCCGGAGTTCCTGGACCGGCTGCGCGCCATCGGCCCCGACTGCTGCCCCGTCGTCGCGTACGGCGCCCTGCTGCCCAAGCCCGCGCTGGACATCCCCGTGCACGGCTGGGTCAACCTGCACTTCTCGCTGCTGCCCGCCTGGCGCGGCGCCGCGCCCGTACAGCACGCGATCCTCGCCGGCGACGAGGTGACCGGCGCGACCACCTTCCGGATCGAGGAAGGGCTCGACTCCGGGCCGGTGTTCGGGGTCGTCACCGAGGAGGTGCGGCCCACCGACACCAGCGGCGACCTGCTGACCCGGCTGGCCATGGCAGGATCGGGGCTGCTCGCCGCCACCATGGACGGGATCGAGGACGGCAGCCTCAAGGCCGTGCCGCAGCCCGCCGAGGGCGTGACGTCGGCGCCGAAGATCCAGGTGGCGGACGCGCGGCTGGACTTCGCCGCCCCCGCGCTGCGCGTCGACCGCGTGGTCCGCGGCTGCGCCCCCGCGCCCGGGGCCTGGACGACGTTCCGCGGCGAGCGGCTGAAGGTCCGCTCGGTCACCCCGCGCCCCGACCGCACGGACCTGGCGCCCGGTGAGCTGGCCGTGGAGAAGTCCGCGGTGCACGTCGGCACCGGCTCGTACGCCGTGGAGCTGCAGTGGGTGCAGGCCCAGGGCAAGCGCCCGATGGCGGCGGCGGACTGGGCGCGCGGGGTGCGCATCGCCTCCGGCGAACGCCTCGGCGACGGGCCGGAGCCGGCCGGGGCGTAG
- a CDS encoding RsmB/NOP family class I SAM-dependent RNA methyltransferase has translation MSDQPRRRRPAKPYRRPQKDPVRILAYDALRAVDERDAYANLVLPPMLRQARQRDGFDARDAALATELVYGTLRRQGTYDRIIAACVDRPLREVDPEVLDVLSLGAHQLLGTRIPPHAAVSATVELARVVLGDGRARFVNAVLRKIAARDLDAWLAEVAPPYADDPEEHLAVVHSHPRWVVSALWDALGGGRAGMEELLAADNDRPEVTLVARPGRATPAELSGPDTLPGRWSPYAVRLAEGGDPGALDEVRDGRAGVQDEGSQLVALALANAPLEGPDTRWLDGCAGPGGKAALLAALAAERGAALVAAEKQPHRARLVARALAGNPGPYQVVVADGTRPAWRPGGFDRVLVDVPCTGLGALRRRPEARWRRRPEDLEGFAPLQRALLEDALRAVRTGGVVGYVTCSPHPAETRAVVDDVLKAAGAPAAELIDARPLLPGVPELGEGPDIQLWPHRHGTDAMYLALLRRTG, from the coding sequence GTGAGCGACCAGCCGCGCCGTCGCCGGCCCGCCAAGCCCTACCGCAGGCCGCAGAAGGATCCCGTACGGATCCTCGCCTACGACGCGCTCCGCGCGGTCGACGAGCGCGACGCCTACGCCAACCTCGTGCTGCCGCCCATGCTCAGGCAGGCTCGGCAGCGCGACGGCTTCGACGCCAGGGATGCGGCGCTGGCGACCGAGCTGGTCTACGGCACGCTGCGCCGCCAGGGCACGTACGACCGGATCATCGCCGCCTGCGTCGACCGCCCGCTGCGCGAGGTCGACCCCGAGGTGCTCGACGTCCTCAGCCTCGGCGCCCACCAGCTCCTCGGCACCCGCATCCCGCCGCACGCCGCCGTCTCGGCGACGGTGGAGCTGGCACGCGTCGTGCTCGGCGACGGGCGGGCGCGGTTCGTCAACGCCGTACTGCGCAAGATCGCCGCCCGCGACCTGGACGCCTGGCTGGCCGAGGTGGCGCCCCCCTACGCCGACGACCCCGAGGAACACCTCGCGGTCGTCCACTCCCACCCCCGCTGGGTCGTCTCCGCGCTCTGGGACGCGCTCGGCGGCGGCCGGGCCGGGATGGAGGAGCTGCTGGCCGCCGACAACGACCGGCCCGAGGTCACCCTCGTCGCCCGCCCCGGACGGGCCACCCCGGCGGAGCTGAGCGGTCCGGACACGCTGCCGGGGCGCTGGTCCCCGTACGCGGTGCGGCTGGCCGAGGGCGGCGACCCGGGTGCCCTGGACGAGGTGCGCGACGGCCGGGCCGGCGTGCAGGACGAGGGCAGCCAGCTCGTCGCGCTGGCCCTCGCGAACGCCCCGCTGGAGGGCCCCGACACCCGCTGGCTCGACGGCTGTGCGGGCCCCGGCGGCAAGGCGGCGCTGCTGGCGGCGCTGGCCGCCGAGCGCGGCGCCGCGCTGGTGGCGGCCGAGAAGCAGCCGCACCGGGCCCGGCTGGTCGCCCGCGCGCTGGCCGGCAATCCGGGCCCGTACCAGGTCGTCGTCGCCGACGGCACCCGCCCGGCCTGGCGCCCCGGCGGCTTCGACCGCGTCCTCGTGGACGTCCCCTGTACGGGCCTGGGCGCCCTGCGCCGCCGCCCCGAGGCCCGCTGGCGCCGCCGCCCGGAGGACCTGGAGGGCTTCGCGCCGCTCCAGCGGGCGCTGCTGGAGGACGCGCTGCGGGCGGTGCGCACCGGAGGCGTCGTCGGCTACGTCACCTGCTCCCCGCACCCCGCCGAGACCCGCGCCGTCGTGGACGACGTGCTGAAGGCGGCCGGCGCCCCAGCCGCCGAGCTGATCGACGCCCGCCCGCTGCTGCCCGGCGTACCGGAGCTCGGCGAAGGGCCCGACATCCAGCTCTGGCCGCACCGCCACGGCACCGACGCGATGTACCTCGCGCTGCTGCGCCGCACCGGCTGA
- the rpe gene encoding ribulose-phosphate 3-epimerase: MAVQINPSILSADFARLAEEADAVSGADWLHVDVMDNHFVPNLTLGVPVVESLRRATDTPLDCHLMIDEPDRWAPAFVDAGAGSVTFHAEAAAAPVRLARELRAKGARASMALKPATPIEPYEDLLPELDMLLVMTVEPGFGGQAFLDIMLPKVRRTRELIAKHGLEMWLQVDGGVSAETIERCAEAGADVFVAGSAVYGADDPAAAVRALRAQAAAASEGAPWATGCH; this comes from the coding sequence ATGGCAGTACAGATCAACCCCAGCATCCTGTCCGCCGACTTCGCCCGCCTCGCCGAGGAAGCGGACGCGGTGTCGGGCGCCGACTGGCTTCACGTCGACGTCATGGACAACCACTTCGTGCCCAACCTGACGCTCGGTGTCCCGGTCGTCGAGTCGCTGCGCCGGGCCACCGACACCCCGCTGGACTGCCACCTGATGATCGACGAGCCGGACCGCTGGGCCCCCGCGTTCGTGGACGCGGGCGCCGGCTCCGTGACCTTCCACGCCGAGGCGGCCGCGGCGCCGGTGCGCCTGGCGCGCGAGCTGCGCGCCAAGGGGGCGCGGGCCTCGATGGCCCTCAAGCCGGCCACCCCGATCGAGCCGTACGAGGACCTGCTGCCCGAGCTGGACATGCTGCTGGTCATGACCGTCGAGCCGGGCTTCGGCGGCCAGGCGTTCCTGGACATCATGCTGCCCAAGGTGCGCCGCACCCGGGAGCTGATCGCCAAGCACGGCCTGGAGATGTGGCTGCAGGTCGACGGCGGGGTCTCGGCGGAGACCATCGAGCGCTGCGCCGAGGCGGGCGCGGACGTGTTCGTCGCCGGTTCCGCGGTGTACGGGGCCGATGACCCGGCGGCCGCCGTGCGGGCGCTGCGCGCCCAGGCGGCGGCGGCCAGCGAGGGTGCACCCTGGGCGACGGGCTGCCACTAG
- a CDS encoding sugar-binding transcriptional regulator: MGPAELVQAAAMARRFYLEGKSKIQIADEFGVSRFKVARVLETALERDLVRIEIRVPAELDAERSDALRARFGLRHAVVVEAPADAVPDTRDPENLGSVAADLLAELVTEGDVLGLAWGRSTINMAQALHRLPPCTVVQLTGVYDAGTAERGSVEAVRRAAEVAGGEAHPIYAPMLLPDAATATALRSQTGVARAFEYFDKVTVAAVSIGSWEEGISAMHDMLSEEERAHYASLGAAAEMSAHLFDAEGRRIGRDLGERCITVEADRLRRIPEVVAIAGGARKREAIVAVLRSGLVTSLVTDTVAADYLLDEVAPGPRPALDRADPDDL; encoded by the coding sequence ATGGGACCCGCGGAGCTGGTACAGGCGGCGGCGATGGCCCGCCGCTTCTACCTGGAGGGCAAGTCCAAGATCCAGATCGCCGACGAGTTCGGCGTCAGCCGCTTCAAGGTCGCCCGGGTGCTGGAGACCGCGCTCGAACGCGACCTCGTACGGATCGAGATCCGCGTCCCCGCCGAACTCGACGCCGAGCGCTCCGACGCCCTGCGTGCCCGCTTCGGCCTCAGGCACGCCGTCGTCGTGGAGGCGCCGGCCGACGCCGTGCCCGACACCCGCGACCCGGAGAACCTCGGCAGCGTCGCCGCCGACCTGCTCGCCGAGCTGGTCACCGAGGGTGACGTGCTGGGCCTGGCCTGGGGCAGGTCCACGATCAACATGGCGCAGGCGCTGCACCGGCTGCCCCCGTGCACCGTCGTCCAGCTCACCGGCGTCTACGACGCGGGTACCGCGGAGCGCGGCTCCGTGGAGGCCGTGCGCCGCGCCGCGGAGGTCGCCGGCGGCGAGGCACACCCCATCTACGCGCCGATGCTCCTGCCCGACGCCGCCACCGCCACCGCGCTGCGCAGCCAGACCGGAGTGGCCCGCGCCTTCGAGTACTTCGACAAGGTGACCGTCGCCGCCGTCTCCATCGGCTCCTGGGAGGAGGGCATCTCCGCCATGCACGACATGCTCTCCGAGGAGGAGCGCGCGCACTACGCCTCGCTGGGCGCCGCCGCCGAGATGTCCGCGCACCTCTTCGACGCCGAGGGCCGGCGCATCGGCCGCGACCTGGGGGAGCGGTGCATCACCGTCGAGGCGGACCGGCTGCGGCGGATCCCCGAGGTGGTCGCCATCGCGGGCGGCGCGCGCAAGCGCGAGGCGATCGTGGCGGTGCTGCGCTCGGGGCTGGTCACCAGCCTGGTCACGGACACCGTGGCGGCGGACTACCTGCTGGACGAGGTGGCGCCGGGCCCGCGCCCCGCGCTGGACCGCGCCGACCCGGACGACCTGTAG